One genomic region from Skermania piniformis encodes:
- a CDS encoding TetR/AcrR family transcriptional regulator codes for MNEPKQDRSRATRLRLLAAAIDTLAEQGWTATTVGLVATRAGVSRGAAQHHFPTREELITAALDHMFDRRMAEVREQAGRTGPLSTEQVVERIVDCYTGTMFKAALQVWTAAAADPELRARILPLEERFGRTAHRVVVEQLGVDDADLRVRGLVQATLDLARGLGLADVLHDDSKRRRAVVAAWAAQLEAALR; via the coding sequence GTGAACGAGCCCAAGCAGGACCGGAGCCGGGCCACCCGGTTGCGGCTGCTGGCGGCGGCGATCGACACCCTCGCCGAGCAGGGCTGGACGGCCACGACGGTGGGCCTGGTCGCGACCCGCGCCGGGGTATCGCGCGGTGCCGCGCAGCATCACTTCCCGACCCGGGAAGAGCTGATCACCGCTGCGCTGGACCACATGTTCGACCGGCGGATGGCCGAGGTCCGCGAGCAGGCGGGCCGGACCGGGCCGTTGTCCACCGAGCAGGTGGTCGAACGGATCGTCGACTGCTATACCGGCACGATGTTCAAGGCGGCCCTGCAGGTCTGGACGGCCGCGGCCGCCGATCCCGAGCTGCGGGCACGCATCCTGCCGCTGGAGGAGCGGTTCGGCCGTACGGCGCACCGGGTGGTGGTCGAGCAGTTGGGCGTGGACGACGCCGATCTGCGGGTGCGCGGCTTGGTGCAGGCCACCCTGGATCTGGCGCGCGGACTGGGCCTGGCGGATGTGTTGCACGACGATTCGAAGCGACGCCGGGCGGTGGTCGCGGCTTGGGCGGCGCAGTTGGAGGCGGCGCTTCGGTAG
- a CDS encoding acyl-CoA dehydrogenase family protein has protein sequence MIESGFIESDERKQLRTAVAELAAGYGPDYVRQQVKAGQPLRELWAEAGRLGFIGVNIPEEYGGGGAGIYELSLVMEEFSAQSAGMLMMVVSPAIVGTIVSRFGTDEQKRRWLPGIADGSASIAFGITEPDAGSNSHRITTTARRDGGDWILNGRKVYISAVDEAAAVLVVGRTEDAKTGKLKPALFVVPTDTPGFEYVPIEMDLQIPDKQFSLFIDDVRLPGDALVGAEASEATGDGALLQLFAGLNPERIMGAASAVGMGRYALRRAAEYAKQRTVWKTPIGAHQGIAHPLAKNRIELELAKLMMQKAATLYDTGDDWGAAESANMAKYAAGEAAVSAVDNAVHTLGGNGLTAEYGLAPLLNASRIARVAPVSREMILNFVAQAGLGLPKSY, from the coding sequence ATGATCGAGAGCGGTTTCATCGAAAGCGACGAGCGCAAGCAGCTCCGCACGGCTGTGGCCGAGCTCGCGGCCGGTTACGGACCGGATTACGTTCGCCAGCAGGTGAAAGCGGGTCAGCCGCTGCGCGAGCTGTGGGCCGAAGCCGGCCGGCTCGGCTTCATCGGGGTGAACATCCCGGAGGAGTACGGCGGCGGCGGCGCCGGCATCTACGAGTTGTCGCTGGTGATGGAGGAATTCTCGGCGCAGAGCGCCGGGATGCTGATGATGGTGGTGTCGCCGGCAATCGTCGGCACGATCGTCAGCCGGTTCGGTACCGACGAGCAGAAGCGGCGCTGGCTGCCCGGGATCGCCGACGGCAGTGCGTCGATCGCGTTCGGGATCACCGAGCCGGACGCCGGTTCCAACTCGCACCGGATCACCACCACCGCACGCCGCGACGGTGGCGACTGGATTCTGAACGGCCGCAAGGTGTACATCTCGGCGGTCGACGAGGCCGCGGCGGTGCTCGTCGTGGGCCGCACCGAAGATGCGAAGACCGGCAAGCTGAAACCCGCGCTGTTCGTCGTCCCGACCGACACGCCCGGCTTCGAGTATGTGCCGATCGAGATGGATCTGCAGATCCCGGACAAGCAGTTCTCGCTGTTCATCGACGATGTTCGGCTGCCGGGCGACGCGCTCGTCGGAGCCGAGGCGAGCGAAGCGACGGGGGACGGGGCGCTGCTGCAGCTGTTCGCCGGGCTCAATCCGGAGCGGATCATGGGGGCGGCTTCGGCGGTCGGAATGGGCCGGTACGCCCTGCGCCGGGCGGCGGAATACGCCAAGCAGCGCACGGTCTGGAAGACACCGATCGGCGCCCATCAAGGCATCGCGCACCCGCTGGCGAAGAACCGGATCGAGCTCGAGCTGGCCAAGCTGATGATGCAGAAAGCGGCGACGCTCTACGACACCGGCGACGACTGGGGTGCTGCCGAGTCGGCAAACATGGCCAAGTACGCCGCCGGCGAGGCTGCGGTCAGCGCCGTGGACAACGCCGTGCACACGCTCGGCGGCAACGGGCTGACCGCCGAGTACGGGCTGGCGCCGCTGCTGAACGCCTCCCGGATCGCCCGGGTCGCGCCGGTCAGCCGGGAGATGATCCTCAATTTCGTCGCACAGGCCGGACTCGGTCTGCCGAAGTCGTACTGA
- a CDS encoding SRPBCC family protein, with the protein MNREWQVSDSVVVVGVDPLTAYENISDVTRMARWSPENTGATVPEPGAPAVVGMRFTGTNRRGPVLRWVTESVVTAADPGERFAWAVRRYGFGRPLVPVAIASWEYRFEAVPGGTRITEIWTDDRRSWPDPVAAVFDRIATRRSGFAEFQRGNIRRTLDRLHADLGR; encoded by the coding sequence GTGAACCGGGAATGGCAGGTCAGTGACTCGGTGGTGGTGGTGGGGGTGGACCCGCTGACCGCCTACGAGAACATCAGCGACGTCACTCGGATGGCGCGATGGAGCCCGGAGAACACCGGGGCGACCGTGCCGGAGCCGGGCGCCCCGGCGGTGGTCGGGATGCGCTTCACCGGCACCAACCGGCGTGGCCCGGTGCTGCGCTGGGTGACCGAATCTGTGGTGACCGCGGCCGATCCGGGGGAGCGGTTTGCCTGGGCGGTACGCCGATACGGGTTCGGCCGACCGCTGGTCCCGGTCGCGATCGCGAGCTGGGAGTATCGGTTCGAGGCGGTGCCCGGCGGCACCCGGATCACCGAGATCTGGACCGACGACCGGCGGAGCTGGCCGGACCCGGTTGCTGCGGTGTTCGATCGGATCGCCACGCGCCGAAGCGGATTCGCCGAGTTCCAGCGCGGCAACATCCGACGCACGCTGGACCGGTTGCACGCAGATCTGGGGCGGTGA
- a CDS encoding enoyl-CoA hydratase family protein, producing the protein MAEQLVRYATDAGFATVTLDSPKNRNAISLQLLAELRAALAAAAADPDVRAVVLTHTGTTFSAGADLSEAGRTGTDPAELLARSARDMAALLREIVAHPKPIVAEVNGNVRAGGMGIVAACDIAVAGPTSTFGLTEARLGVAIAIISLTVLHRMDARAAGRYVLTSEIFGPAEAQATGLITMVAEHPESAVRALLAELGKQSPQGLAESKRVLARDLLDAFDRHADELCDTSARLFATDEAREGITAMFQRRPARWVLSG; encoded by the coding sequence ATGGCTGAGCAATTGGTCCGTTACGCCACCGATGCGGGTTTCGCGACGGTCACGCTGGACTCGCCGAAAAACCGGAACGCGATCTCGCTGCAGTTGCTCGCCGAGTTGCGTGCGGCGCTGGCCGCTGCCGCCGCCGATCCGGACGTACGGGCGGTGGTGCTGACCCACACCGGCACCACCTTCAGCGCCGGGGCCGACCTGTCCGAGGCCGGCCGGACCGGCACCGACCCGGCTGAACTGCTGGCCCGCAGTGCCCGGGACATGGCCGCGTTGTTGCGGGAGATCGTCGCGCACCCGAAGCCGATCGTGGCCGAGGTGAACGGCAACGTCCGGGCCGGCGGGATGGGCATCGTGGCCGCCTGCGACATTGCGGTCGCCGGGCCGACCAGCACGTTCGGCCTGACCGAAGCCCGGCTGGGCGTGGCCATCGCGATCATCTCGCTGACCGTGCTGCACCGGATGGATGCCCGCGCAGCCGGTCGGTACGTGCTGACCAGCGAGATCTTCGGCCCGGCCGAAGCGCAGGCGACCGGTCTGATCACGATGGTCGCCGAGCACCCGGAGAGCGCGGTTCGGGCGCTGCTGGCCGAGCTCGGCAAGCAGTCACCGCAGGGGCTGGCCGAGTCGAAACGGGTGTTGGCCCGCGACCTGCTCGACGCGTTCGATCGGCACGCGGACGAGCTTTGCGATACCTCGGCCCGGCTGTTCGCCACCGACGAAGCGCGCGAGGGGATCACCGCGATGTTCCAGCGCCGCCCGGCCCGCTGGGTGCTGTCGGGGTGA
- a CDS encoding acyclic terpene utilization AtuA family protein: MTVTSVRIGNCSGFYGDRFAAMREMLDGGELDYLTGDYLAELTMLILGRDRTKDPQLGYAKTFLRQLEESLGLAIDRGVRIVANAGGLNPAGLAERIRELADRLGLTVAVGHVEGDDLIGRAAELDLGTPLTANAYLGAWGIVECLNAGADVVVTGRVTDASVIVGPAAAHFGWARTDYDRLAGAVVAGHVIECGTQATGGNYSFFTEIADPVRLGFPIAEIAADGSSVITKHPGTGGAVGVGTVTAQLLYEITGGRYAGPDVTARIDTVELAPAGPDRVQISGVRGEPPPPTSKVSLNSLGGFRNVVEVILTGLDIDAKARLFRTQLEAELTRKPAELNWELARTDHADADTEEAASATLRCTVRDPDPAVVGRGFSAAAVELALASYPGFTLTAPPGNGQPYGVFTAGYVAAELIPHTAVLPDGARVAIPPAADSLVPAPLPEPAVPDPPPAGETRRVPLGTIAGARSGDKGGSANVGVWVHGDAEFAWLVHTLTVEELRRLLPETADLPVTRYVLPRLRAVNFVIDGILGQGVASAARFDPQAKGLGEWLRSRHVEIPVSLSEGAGR, translated from the coding sequence ATGACGGTGACATCGGTCCGGATCGGTAACTGCTCCGGCTTCTACGGCGACCGGTTCGCCGCGATGCGCGAGATGCTCGACGGCGGTGAACTCGACTACCTCACCGGTGACTACCTCGCCGAACTGACCATGCTGATCCTCGGCCGAGACCGGACGAAAGATCCGCAACTCGGGTACGCGAAGACGTTCCTGCGCCAGTTGGAGGAGTCGCTCGGCCTCGCGATCGATCGCGGGGTGCGGATCGTCGCGAACGCCGGCGGGCTCAACCCGGCCGGCCTCGCGGAACGGATTCGCGAACTGGCCGACCGTCTCGGACTGACCGTCGCGGTCGGCCATGTCGAGGGGGACGACCTGATCGGTCGCGCCGCGGAGCTGGATCTGGGTACTCCGCTGACCGCCAACGCCTACCTCGGCGCCTGGGGCATCGTCGAATGCCTGAACGCGGGCGCCGACGTCGTGGTCACCGGCCGGGTCACCGACGCATCGGTGATCGTCGGCCCGGCCGCCGCCCACTTCGGCTGGGCGCGCACCGACTACGACCGACTGGCCGGTGCGGTCGTCGCCGGGCATGTGATCGAGTGCGGCACCCAGGCCACCGGCGGCAACTACAGCTTCTTCACCGAGATCGCCGATCCGGTCCGCCTCGGGTTTCCGATCGCCGAGATCGCCGCGGACGGATCGTCGGTGATCACCAAACATCCCGGCACCGGCGGTGCGGTCGGCGTCGGCACGGTGACCGCCCAGCTGCTCTACGAGATCACCGGCGGCCGCTACGCCGGACCCGACGTGACCGCCCGGATCGACACCGTCGAGCTCGCCCCGGCGGGCCCCGACCGGGTGCAGATCAGCGGAGTGCGTGGCGAACCGCCGCCGCCGACCTCGAAGGTGTCGCTGAACTCGCTGGGCGGGTTTCGCAATGTGGTCGAGGTGATCCTCACCGGCCTGGACATCGACGCCAAGGCGCGGCTGTTCCGCACCCAGCTGGAGGCCGAACTGACCCGCAAGCCGGCCGAGCTGAACTGGGAGCTGGCCCGCACCGACCATGCCGATGCGGACACCGAGGAGGCGGCGAGTGCGACTCTGCGCTGCACCGTGCGCGACCCCGACCCGGCGGTGGTGGGCCGCGGGTTCAGCGCGGCCGCGGTCGAGCTGGCGCTGGCGAGCTATCCCGGCTTCACGCTGACCGCGCCGCCCGGCAACGGCCAGCCGTACGGCGTCTTCACGGCGGGGTATGTCGCCGCCGAGCTGATACCGCACACCGCGGTGCTGCCGGACGGTGCGCGGGTTGCGATCCCGCCGGCCGCCGATTCGCTCGTGCCGGCGCCGCTCCCGGAGCCGGCGGTACCCGATCCGCCGCCGGCCGGGGAAACCCGTCGGGTTCCGCTCGGCACGATCGCCGGCGCGCGCAGCGGGGACAAAGGCGGCTCGGCGAATGTCGGCGTGTGGGTGCACGGCGACGCCGAATTCGCCTGGCTGGTACATACGCTCACCGTCGAGGAGCTGCGCCGGCTGCTGCCGGAGACGGCCGATCTGCCGGTGACCCGGTATGTGCTGCCCCGGCTGCGGGCGGTCAACTTCGTGATCGACGGCATCCTCGGCCAGGGGGTCGCGTCGGCCGCCCGGTTCGATCCGCAAGCCAAGGGGCTCGGCGAGTGGCTGCGATCCCGGCACGTCGAGATCCCGGTCTCGTTATCGGAAGGAGCAGGCAGATGA
- a CDS encoding TIGR03084 family metal-binding protein, with the protein MADLAAVLADLTAEGDDLDGLIADLGSADWRRDTPAPGWPISHQISHLTWTDEASLLAIENPDAFAGRVSAALADPAGFVDAGAAELALVPQAELLDRWRTGRRRLVEALAAVPAGAKIAWFGPPMGAVSMATARIMETWAHGEDVADALDVTRTPTDRLRNIAHLGVRTRDFAFAVHRRPPPAEEFRVELTGPAGDRWTWGPVDADQRLSGPALDFCRLVTQRSHPDDLALVPHGADVTDWLTIAQAFAGLPGAGRKPKGQQ; encoded by the coding sequence ATGGCCGATCTTGCTGCGGTGCTCGCCGACCTGACCGCCGAGGGGGACGACCTGGACGGCCTGATCGCGGACCTCGGTTCGGCCGACTGGCGTCGAGACACCCCGGCGCCGGGTTGGCCGATATCGCATCAGATATCGCATCTGACGTGGACCGACGAGGCATCGCTGCTCGCGATCGAGAACCCGGACGCCTTCGCCGGCCGAGTGTCGGCGGCGTTGGCCGACCCGGCCGGATTCGTCGACGCGGGCGCCGCCGAACTCGCCCTGGTACCGCAGGCCGAGTTGCTGGATCGCTGGCGGACCGGGCGGCGTCGGCTGGTCGAGGCGCTGGCCGCGGTTCCGGCCGGGGCGAAGATCGCCTGGTTCGGGCCGCCGATGGGCGCGGTGTCGATGGCCACCGCGCGGATCATGGAGACCTGGGCGCACGGCGAGGACGTCGCCGATGCGTTGGATGTGACCCGGACGCCGACCGACCGGCTCCGCAACATCGCCCACCTGGGGGTGCGCACCCGCGACTTCGCCTTTGCGGTCCACCGCCGGCCGCCGCCGGCCGAAGAGTTCCGGGTGGAACTGACCGGGCCCGCGGGCGACCGGTGGACCTGGGGTCCGGTGGACGCCGATCAGCGGCTCAGTGGTCCGGCACTGGACTTCTGCCGGCTGGTCACCCAACGCTCGCACCCCGACGACCTCGCGCTGGTACCGCACGGTGCCGACGTCACCGATTGGCTGACGATCGCGCAGGCGTTCGCCGGGCTGCCCGGCGCCGGCCGCAAGCCGAAAGGACAGCAATGA
- a CDS encoding biotin carboxylase N-terminal domain-containing protein, which yields MTQITSAPVTSVLVANRGEIARRVFATCRRLGIGTVAVFSDADADSPHVAEADAAVRLPGAAPAETYLRGDLVVAAALAAGADAIHPGYGFLSENAAFAEQVRAAGLTWIGPPPESIAMMGSKVESKKLMDAAGVPVLAELDPAAVSEADLPVLVKASAGGGGRGMRIVEQLDRLTDEVAAAQREAASAFGDPTVFCERYLPTGRHIEVQVMADRHGTVWAVGERECSIQRRHQKVVEEAPSPLVERVPGMRERLFEAARLATTAIAYEGAGTVEFLADDRGGFYFLEMNTRLQVEHPVTENTTGLDLVELQLQVAAGGVLPAEPPASQGYSIEVRLYAEDPAHDWRPQSGPVHHIAVPGAVEFDVLTRAGLRLDSGVVDGSVVTTYYDPMLAKVISFAPTRDQAAQILATALQRAEIHGIRTNRDLLVRVLRHPAFRAGETDTSFFDRHGLAELSAPIATPRTEELSALAAALADAAANRAAAVVDHGLPSGWRNVVSAPIRKRYSGAAEHTIEYRLTRNGSLVAEQFPDVLLVESTPAAVVLERDGVRTRFAVRRYDDRVEVDSSAGPVTLIAAPRFVDPATAVAEGSLLAPMPGSIIRVGAAVGDTVRKGRPILWLEAMKMEHAVAAPVDGVVVELPVRAGQQVDVGAVLAVVEAVDVPPTDEEAPE from the coding sequence ATGACCCAGATCACCTCGGCACCTGTCACCTCGGTGCTCGTGGCCAACCGGGGCGAGATCGCCCGCCGGGTATTCGCCACCTGCCGCCGGCTCGGCATCGGTACCGTCGCCGTCTTCTCCGACGCCGACGCCGACTCCCCGCATGTGGCCGAGGCCGACGCCGCGGTCCGGTTGCCCGGTGCCGCCCCCGCCGAGACCTATCTGCGTGGCGACCTGGTCGTTGCCGCCGCGCTGGCGGCCGGCGCCGACGCGATCCATCCGGGGTACGGGTTCCTCTCCGAGAACGCCGCGTTCGCCGAGCAGGTGCGGGCAGCCGGGCTCACCTGGATCGGTCCGCCGCCCGAGTCGATCGCGATGATGGGCTCCAAGGTCGAGTCGAAGAAGCTGATGGATGCGGCCGGGGTGCCGGTCCTGGCCGAACTCGACCCGGCCGCGGTGAGCGAGGCCGACCTGCCGGTGTTGGTGAAGGCCTCGGCCGGCGGCGGCGGCCGCGGGATGCGGATCGTCGAGCAGCTCGACCGGCTGACCGACGAGGTGGCGGCGGCACAACGCGAGGCAGCGTCGGCGTTCGGTGACCCGACGGTGTTCTGCGAGCGCTACCTGCCGACCGGCCGGCACATCGAGGTGCAGGTGATGGCGGACCGGCACGGCACGGTGTGGGCGGTCGGCGAGCGGGAGTGCTCGATCCAGCGGCGCCATCAGAAAGTGGTCGAGGAAGCGCCGTCTCCGCTGGTCGAGCGGGTGCCGGGAATGCGGGAGCGACTCTTCGAAGCGGCCCGACTGGCCACCACCGCCATCGCCTACGAGGGCGCGGGCACGGTCGAGTTTCTTGCCGACGACCGGGGTGGCTTCTACTTCCTCGAGATGAACACCCGGCTGCAGGTGGAGCATCCGGTCACCGAGAACACCACCGGCCTCGACCTGGTGGAGCTGCAGCTGCAGGTCGCGGCCGGCGGGGTATTGCCGGCCGAACCGCCTGCGTCGCAGGGGTACTCGATCGAGGTGCGGCTCTACGCCGAGGACCCGGCGCACGACTGGCGACCGCAGAGCGGCCCGGTGCACCACATCGCGGTGCCGGGCGCGGTCGAGTTCGATGTGCTCACCCGGGCCGGGCTGCGGCTCGATTCGGGGGTGGTGGACGGCTCGGTCGTCACCACCTACTACGACCCGATGCTGGCCAAGGTCATCTCGTTCGCGCCGACCCGGGACCAGGCCGCACAGATTCTCGCGACCGCGTTGCAGCGTGCCGAGATCCACGGCATCCGGACGAACCGGGACCTGCTGGTGCGGGTGCTGCGGCATCCGGCCTTCCGCGCCGGCGAGACCGATACCTCGTTCTTCGACCGACACGGCCTGGCCGAGTTGTCCGCGCCGATCGCCACCCCGCGAACCGAGGAACTGTCCGCGCTCGCCGCCGCGCTCGCCGACGCCGCGGCGAACCGGGCCGCCGCGGTGGTGGACCACGGTCTGCCCAGCGGTTGGCGCAACGTGGTATCGGCGCCGATCCGCAAGCGATACAGCGGTGCCGCCGAGCACACGATCGAGTACCGGCTCACCCGGAACGGGTCGTTGGTGGCCGAGCAGTTCCCGGACGTGCTGCTGGTCGAATCGACACCTGCGGCGGTCGTGCTGGAGCGCGACGGCGTACGGACACGATTCGCGGTCCGCCGGTACGACGACCGGGTCGAGGTGGATTCGTCGGCGGGGCCGGTGACCCTGATCGCCGCGCCGCGGTTCGTCGATCCGGCCACGGCGGTTGCCGAAGGGTCGCTGCTGGCGCCGATGCCGGGCTCGATCATCCGCGTCGGTGCGGCGGTCGGCGACACGGTGCGTAAGGGCCGGCCGATCCTGTGGCTGGAGGCGATGAAGATGGAACACGCGGTCGCGGCACCCGTCGACGGTGTGGTGGTCGAGCTACCGGTACGTGCCGGTCAGCAGGTCGATGTCGGAGCGGTACTGGCGGTGGTCGAGGCCGTCGACGTGCCGCCGACGGATGAGGAGGCGCCGGAGTGA
- a CDS encoding acyl-CoA carboxylase subunit beta, whose protein sequence is MTVLSSVLDPTSADYAAAGEAMIGKLAELDAEQAKAVAGGGPRYVERHHRRDKLLARERIELLIDPDSPFLELSPLAGWGSQFHVGASTVTGIGVVCGVECLIIASDPTVKGGTSNPWTLRKTLRANEIAKSNRLPIIGLIESGGADLPTQKEVFIPGGAMFRDLTQASAAGIPTIALVFGNSTAGGAYVPGMSDHVVMIKERSKVFLAGPPLVKMATGEESDDESLGGADMHARRSGLADYYALDEQDAIRIGRQIVARLNWRKQGPAPRAEVRPPRYAAEELLGIVPADLKVPFDPREVIARIVDGSEFDEFKARYGSSLVTGWAELHGYPIGILANARGVLFSAEAQKATQFIQLANRSNTPLLFLHNTTGYMVGREYEEGGMIKHGAMMINAVANSTVPHISVLVGASYGAGHYGMCGRAFNPRFLFAWPSAKSAVMGGAQLAGVISIVAKAAAEARGQAFDEQADAGMRAMVENQIEAESVPMFLSGMLYDDGIIDPRDTRTVLGLCLSAIANAPVEGTDRFGVFRM, encoded by the coding sequence ATGACCGTCTTGTCCTCGGTTCTCGATCCGACGTCGGCGGACTACGCCGCGGCCGGCGAGGCGATGATCGGAAAGCTCGCCGAACTCGACGCCGAACAGGCCAAAGCGGTCGCCGGCGGCGGTCCGCGCTACGTCGAGCGCCATCACCGCCGAGACAAGCTGCTGGCCCGGGAACGGATCGAGCTGCTGATCGACCCGGACTCGCCGTTTCTGGAGCTGTCCCCACTGGCGGGTTGGGGCAGCCAATTCCACGTCGGCGCTTCCACCGTGACCGGGATCGGCGTGGTGTGCGGGGTCGAATGCCTGATCATCGCCAGCGACCCGACCGTCAAGGGCGGCACCAGCAATCCGTGGACCTTGCGTAAAACCTTGCGGGCCAACGAGATAGCCAAGTCGAATCGGCTGCCGATCATCGGCTTGATCGAGTCCGGCGGCGCGGATCTGCCGACGCAGAAGGAAGTCTTCATTCCCGGTGGCGCGATGTTCCGCGACCTCACCCAGGCGTCGGCGGCCGGTATCCCGACGATCGCGTTGGTGTTCGGTAATTCCACCGCGGGCGGCGCCTACGTCCCCGGGATGTCCGACCACGTGGTGATGATCAAGGAACGGTCGAAGGTGTTCCTGGCCGGACCCCCGCTGGTCAAGATGGCCACCGGCGAAGAGTCCGACGACGAGTCGCTGGGCGGCGCAGACATGCATGCTCGACGGTCCGGGCTGGCCGACTACTACGCGCTGGACGAGCAGGATGCGATCCGGATCGGCCGACAGATCGTGGCCCGGCTGAACTGGCGCAAGCAGGGCCCGGCCCCACGCGCCGAGGTACGGCCACCCCGGTACGCCGCCGAGGAGTTGCTCGGGATCGTGCCCGCCGACCTGAAGGTCCCGTTCGACCCGCGTGAGGTGATCGCCCGGATCGTGGACGGCTCGGAGTTCGACGAGTTCAAAGCGCGCTACGGGTCCAGCCTGGTCACCGGCTGGGCCGAGCTGCACGGCTACCCGATCGGCATCCTGGCCAACGCCCGCGGGGTGCTGTTCAGCGCGGAGGCGCAGAAGGCGACCCAGTTCATCCAGCTGGCCAACCGGTCGAACACGCCGCTGTTGTTCCTGCACAACACGACCGGCTACATGGTCGGCCGGGAGTACGAGGAAGGCGGAATGATCAAGCACGGCGCGATGATGATCAACGCTGTGGCCAATTCCACCGTCCCGCACATCTCCGTGCTCGTCGGCGCCTCCTACGGGGCCGGGCACTACGGAATGTGCGGTCGGGCCTTCAATCCGCGGTTCCTGTTCGCTTGGCCGAGCGCCAAATCCGCGGTGATGGGCGGCGCCCAGCTGGCCGGGGTGATCTCGATCGTCGCCAAAGCCGCCGCGGAGGCGCGTGGGCAGGCGTTCGACGAACAGGCCGACGCCGGCATGCGGGCGATGGTGGAGAACCAGATCGAGGCCGAATCGGTGCCGATGTTCCTGTCCGGGATGCTCTACGACGACGGCATCATCGACCCGCGCGACACCCGTACCGTGCTCGGCCTGTGTCTGTCCGCGATCGCCAACGCCCCGGTCGAGGGTACCGACCGCTTCGGCGTCTTCCGGATGTGA